Sequence from the Saccharopolyspora pogona genome:
GATTCTCCGAACTCGGAAACTTTTTTTCCGACGTCTTTAAACGGATCGAACAGAGAAGAAACACCCGAGCCGAGCTTAGAGAATGCGGAACGAACCGTGGAAACCAGCGATCCGAACCAAGAGAGTTCCTTATTTGAATCTCTTTGGACGGAGAAGTACCGCCACATCGCGTGGTAGTTATCTTCCTGCGCCTTGGCCAAACGACGAGATGCCTTGGCAACGTCGTCCCGTAGTACCGCGATCTGTGCTTCAGCGCGTGCGGTCCGTGACGCAGTAGCCAGACCTTTAAGTCGTAGTTCCCACAGCTTCAGCTCTGCATCTCGCAGCCGGGCAATCGAGCTGATCTCGGCCTTGTGGGCTTTCTCTAGAGCTACAGACGACTGCTCAAACGCTGCCTTAGCCCGATCCAGCTCGCTAACGATCTCAGAGGTAGCTCGCCGGACAGAGCCGAGCTGGTTTCCGATGTCCAAACCTGTGGTCTTCAGGTTTACGCGGACATTAAGGTCATCGCTCTCGATGCGCTGCTTAAGCGCCTGGAACTCCGCCCGTGCCTTTGCAGTGTCAAGCCCGATCTTGACCTGGAAATCATCCTTAATCGCCTTGAGCTTCGCACGGAGTTCCTTAGAGAACTCGGTGGTATCCGGGCGAACCTTGATGGAAACCTCGCCGACAATGTTACCCGGCATTGGTTACCCTCCCTGTGCCTTCTTAACCGCAGCGAGCCGCTGTCGGAACGGGTTTGATTCGTTGTCTCTCCCTCGCTGGGCGTCTTTCGAAGGCCGCTTAACAGGCTCAGGGGATTTAGGCTTTCGCTTACTGTTAGCCGAAACGAACGCATAAGTGTTCTGATTGACCGCGTCGATCACGGACGCCAGCAAGTAGCGGTCTACGCCCCATCCCTGGAATTGGTCACCGCCTCGAAGGGCTGCGACCGTTCTAGATTCGGGCGGAAGCTGGCGGATCAGCGCGAGGACCTGGCGGGGAGACATGCCGCCAGGCCGTAGCAAGTCGACCAGATTCAGCCCGTACTCTGATTGGAAATCAGCTAGGATTTCCTCGCCGAACTTGTCGATCAGTTGGGCGAGGCCGTGGCTTCCCCCGGCTGAGTCGCCTCACTCCACATGCTCAGCAGCCGCATGAAGCGGAGCAGGTCGTCACCGAGCGCCTTCAGGAGCTTGGTACCGCGGTCATCGGCGGTAACTGACTTAAGGATGAACTGCACCGTGGACAGGGCAAGATCCTCGTCGATGTCGTCGCCCGCGTCGTCAAGTTCCTTCAGCTTGGCGATAACGGCGTCACGCCGCTTCTTTTCGACTCGCAGCAACGAACGAAGAACGAACTCCTCGCCGGCTGCCTGGAAAGTCAGCGGCGCATACTCGCGCTCGATAGCAGCATCCAGGTCATCGAGGGTAAAGACGTTGTCGGTCATGGCGGACCCCTTAAAGTCAAATGGTGGTTGCTTGCATTTGCGGACCAAGAGTTAAAAGAGAAGGCACGGCAGGTCCGCCAAGAACCGTGCCTTCCCAGAGCTACCTAACTAGTCAAGTTAGGATTAAGGCGTAGTCGTGTCTACGATGCCGATCCACGAGAACAGATACGAGGCACCATCGTTAAGCACCAGCGTTGCTCGCAGCGGCATGGCCGCGAACTCGTCGATAGCCAGATCGATACTGTCCTCACGCCGGATAGACGCCTTCTCAGCGTGGAAGCCAATCTTGTGGCTGCCGTCCACAATGATGATCAGAACAGCCTTCTCGGTCGTCCCCGTAGTAGCAGTTCCGCTAACGGAGAAGACGCCAGCGGTGGAGTTAGCGTTAGCCGAACCGTAGTACAGACCAAGCGCGGTCTCATCGAACTGAAGAACGTTGAAGGTCACGTAGTCGGACGCAGGATCAGTAACTACCTCCTTGAGAACGGCAGCTTGCCAAGATCCACGAACCTCGGTATCTCCGCCTTCATAGCCGAAAACAGGCAACTCGTCACGGCTGGTGTGGCCGATGTTGTCCCAGCCAGTAATACCCACAGCCGGATCGAAGTTCTGAACCTCGGTAAGCGTCGGTGCCTCCGTGCCAACCGGCGCGGTGTAAATGTAGCCGACTGCGGCTGTAACAACCGCGTTGGCGTTCAAAGCCATTATTGCTCCTATGTCTGCCTCGGAGGTCTAACTCCGAGCTGGATAAGCCCTTGAATTCGCCAGGTGTCGTCGTAGGGCGAATCAAACTGGGTTTGACCCATCGTTTCCCGGAACGAGTGCAGGTATCCGGCAGGCGTGACGGTCTGATCTCTAACCATGTTCCAAATGACCTGGCGAGCGTCTAGGAACAGATCCTCGGTTTCGACAAGACCAACCGTGGTGTACGCGGTCAGCTCGATAGTTGCCCTACCGAGGAAATCCAGGTCTTTGTCAAGACCTCCGAGTCGGCGGACATTGATAAGCGGAAACTGGCGGAGGTCAACTGCCTCCACCCACGAACCGCATTTAACTCCAGGCAGTTGCTCACGTAGCACAGGGAGAATGATTTCCTGAACACGTGGCAGTCTTTTGATAACCACGTGTCCCTCCTACGCGGCGAGTCCTGCTGCACCTGTTAGTACGTACAAGCCAGGGATGTAAACTGGCGTCGGATTGCCGTAGTGGACAAGCCAGTGACCGAATTCGATTTTCATCGCAGCCGGGTCAACCAAAGTGACATACGAGTCCACCCGGCCTTGCTCAAGCTTGATCTGCGATGCCCCGGTCCGATGCTTAGCCATGTTCAGCCGGAGTTCCGCCTTGGCTGCAATCATCGTGGCTTTGTCGTAGACAGCGGCTTTAGTGCCGTCTTCGTGGCTAACCACGGTGTTAATGTATTTCTTACCCTTAAGCCGGACCTTTGCCATTAGGTTCTCCGAATAGTGAATTCGAGACGGCGTGTCTGCGCAGATCCGTTGAACCGCTGGGGGTATCCGTAGAACGACCACCGCCGGCCCGCCCAGTCAAGCTGGGCCTGTGCACCAGGCTCGAACTCCTGACCACGGGCAAAACGGAGCTTGTAAGTCTCCTCGGATTCATAGCCCTCGTTGTCCTGCTCAGCCCTTCGGGCAGAGGTTCCAGACTGGGCGGCAGGTTGGATACGGACCCATGCCGTAACCGGGTTGTCGAAGTCTGCCTTGGTGATGGTGTTGCCATCCCGATCAGTCGTAGCTATCTCGGGATAGATCGTCACCATCTCATTGCCGCGATCCAGAAGGCTCACGTGATCCACCACCAGTTTGGATCTGCCTCGCCACTCCGGTTCGTGGGGACATCGACATACGGCTTGATCGTGTAGATACCCCCGCGTACGCCAAGCAAGCCCCATTCGCTCGGGAGCACCGAGAGATGTCCCGACGCTACGTCGGAGCTGAGCTGGTAGCTGTAGTTCCCGTCCGTTTCGGCCGTGTAGCCCTCAGGATTGCGCACCAGGCGCAAAACCATCTCGACCTCTACCAGGACAACAACGTCCCGGTCGATTCGCCCGTCAGCAACTCGCTCGTCCAGGTCGGGGATTCGGTTGCGGATAATCAGCTCGGAATCGTGGAGACGGGCGGAGACCACCTGAGTTTCCGATGCATCCAACGGCCTACCAAGCCGAGCCTCTACGTCTGCGGGAGTTGCGTAGGCCATTGGTTAACTCCCTTAGTCTTCGGTTTTCTTAGGGCGACCACGCCGCTTAGGAGCGGGGGAGGCGGGAGCCTCAGCCGTTTCAGACTGAGGCTCCTTCCAGCCCTGCTTCTTCAGCGCTTGACCCTTTTCATCCGAGACGGAGATGTTCACGCCCCGGGGAGAAATGAGCTTCATCAAATCGCCTAACTAGTCAAATCACGGGGTGACAGGCTCGGAGAACTTGGTGAACGCGCCCAGGTTGCCAACAACCCAACCAAAGGTGACCTCGATCAGGATGGCGATCTGGTTGGTCTGCCACATCGAAACCGGCGTGGTGCCGTCCAGCAGGGTGGCGGTGTCGCTGACCTTGACCCTAACTTGGTCCGCGTATCCATAACGAAGCTGCGAGAAGTCGCCACCGATCAGGCGGATGTTCGAGTCCGTCGCCAGACCCAGGTCACCGCCGACAGCACGGCCGAACTGGACCGGGAAGCCCAGCAGCGAACCGTTCTGGCTGGCCAGGTTCAGGCTCGCCGGGTCCGCGACGTTTCCATTGACGTCCCGCTGCACCATCGCGCGAGCGAGCTTGCCGCGGAATCGGGTGTCAGCTGCCCAGCCGTCGAACTCGTGGGTGTCGGCCACCAGGTCGTAACCCGCAAGCAGGTCCTCGACGATGTCAGTACCGAAGGTCACCGAGTTCGTGCTGTTGGCCAGGACGTTCGCGGTGTCGATGCCGGACAGAGCGGTACCAGTAAGCGGCTGCTTGCCGTGGAACACGGCCAGGTCGATACCGCGACCGATGGCGTACGCCAGGTCGCTCTGAATCTGGGTGTAGAGACCGTTCACGTTGGACCGCGCAAACTCCTCCGACACGGTGACGATGGTCGCCAGCTTGATCGGGGAGAACGACCGCGAGCCCCAAGCCACACCGCTAGTCGGCTTCTTCGCACCCTCTCGCTCGGCGTTGCTGGTGCCGGTACCAACCTGCCCAACCTCGGGGCGCTTGGTGTTGACCGGAATCACGGTCTCTCCATAGCCAACCGGGATCTGCTGCGCCATGCGTAGAACAAGCGAAGACTCCTGCGCCTTCTCGAAGATCGGACCAACCAGCTCCTTGGGGAGCAGGTCATCCGGCAGATACGCCAAACGCCCCTGGTGGTCAGTCGTAACGCTCGGGGAAACCTCATTGATCATAGCCATTGTTCTTTGGATTCCTTACTTAGAAAGACGACTGTTGATGAAAAGGCCGAAACCGTCAGCCGGCGAGGCGGTTCCACAGCCAAGCCCTTGGGAGCGATCCACAACCTTGGGCTTCTGGGATCCCATGAGGCCCTTGACCTTTTCGGCATGAGCCGTAAGGTCTTCCTGGGTTTCGCCCTTAAGCAGTTCGGCAAATTCGACGACGGACTCTCCAGGAATCCCCGCCGACAGAGCCGCACGCAGACGCATACCGTCCAGGTGAGCGGCGTTGAGTTCGGCAGTAATGGCCGACTTTTCGTCCGACAAAGTCGAAAGCTTCGTCTCATACTCGGACGTGATCTCTAGACGAGCCTTTTCCTCAGCCTTACCGGCCTTGATCCGAGCCTTAGCGGCTTCGTCGTTGGCCTTAGTTAGGCTGTCCCGAGCCCACTGGGGAAGTTCATCGGCCGTGGTCTCCGTAACGGGAGCCTCGGTAGTAGTGGTCTCAGGGGTCGTTGCTTCGTCGGACACAAAAGCCTCCAGGGCAATAAAAAACCGCCCACCAGGGGCGGTATTGGTTAGATAGTTAGGGTTATGCGGCAGCAGCGAAGTCGCGTGGGTTGACTTCGCCTGATTCCAAAGCGCGACGCAGTGCGGCCATGATCGCCTCACCACGAGTCCATTCGCGGTCCATCGGCTTGTGCTGGTTGCCCGTCATGGGTTTCCGCATGTCGGGGTTGTCGTTAACCAGCTTCGCGTACTTAATCCAGAGTTGCTCTGCTTCGAGGTAAGCGTCCCGTCCTGGCCAGCTTCTACGATCGAAAACCGGTACGACCTTGCAGTCGCACCCTGGGTGCCAGCGCTTCATTGCCTCGGCTAGCGCTTTATCCTCGCCGTCTGCGATCAGCTCACGGGCGGACGTGTCGTCCAGGTCCAAACCCGCGTCTTCAGCGCTGAAATACACAGGGCCACGAGAGACCAGCATCAGACAGAAACTACAGGTCTCACGGCCGGTAGCTACCCGAGCCCAGCCCTTAACCTGCCGATCCCTGATCTCGTCGTCTTCATCAATGACCGGACGAAGAATCGTCTTACGTCCGCCGTTCTCGACTTCTTTGACGGCTCGTAGAACCGCTTGCGAGACCGCACCATCGGTGGTGCCTGGCGACTTAAGCGCCTTCTTAGACGGCTCCATTGCTTCGACGTACCAATCGAAGTCGTACGAAGCCAGATCAACAGGGTGCCGACTCCCAACGTAGTGTTCCCGCTGGGAGTCATAGAACATCCGGCCTAGCTGAGCGGATTCACGTCGGGCTCTCTCGACCTCCGGATACGTATTCCGCAGCAGCGAAGCCCATCCGAACTCGTTCAGTCTCGGTGCTCGGAACGGAGCTAGCATGCGGAGGAAGAGTGCGGCGAACCTGGCGGTGATCGACTGCTGCGTTCTGTCGTACTCTCGCAGGTCCATTACGCGGCCTGGTCTTTCTCAGAGCTATCCACCATCGCCGATGGGATCTTAGGCATCCCAGTACCGAGGATGGCGCTAAGCTGCGAAGTAGGGTTCTCTTGGTCCCACTTGCGCATCTGTTCCCGCTCGACCTCGCTGTAACCCAGATCGATTCGAGCCCGCTCCACCGGAATGATGCCGCCGGCCACCAGCTTAGAAACCGCGTCCGCCTTAGCGGCGTAAGTCGGCGTAGCTGGGTCTTCCCAGATTGCCTCCATACGGCGAGCTTCCGACGAGATAGAGCCGTCCATGAGCAGCATGGCCACTCGCATGACCTGTTCCCAGCCGCCACCCATGAGCTTGCAGAACCGCTCGGTCTTCTTGACGAGCCTGCTTTCCGAGCTCCGGATAGCCTCCGCGCTAGCTGGGTTCTCCGAGGAGAACGAGAGGTACTGCGGGGGGAGTCCGGTGTAGGTGGCCGCCTGCTTTGCGAGCTCCTGGAGTACGTTGACGAAGTTCATCAGCTCCGCCGCCGCGAACTGCATCGCGTGAGCGTCGCTGTCCTCGATGGCGACGATCCGAGCGAAGTACGCTTCGATCACCGAGGCTGGATCATCCGGGTTGGCGGCCAAAGCTTCTTGCGCCACACCGAAAAGCAGCCTTTGCGGAACTGCCATCAGCTCGGCCGCGGCTTGCATGTCCATCATGATCCGGGCAGCAGCATCGGTCACCGAGCGAAGCTCGGGCGTGATCTCCGACCGGCCGTACAGCTCGGTCGTCTTGTAGCGGTTGGTCAGCTGGACGACGAGTGGAACGCCGAGGTCGTGTACGTCCTCACCTTCGACCTTCCATCCACCAGGGCCATCGACCAGGTAGACGTTGCGATCAGGCAGGTACAGCGTGCCACGGTCCTCACCAGGCTTAGCCGGGTCGACGTACGGACGGAAGGCTCGCCGTACACGCTCGGTGCGCTGGTCGATCTCCGCGTACATGTGCAGCGGGGACTCAACCTGAATCACCGGAGACTCCGGGTCCGAGAACGGATCATCCTCATCCGGGGAGCTGATCGTTGCATATGCACGGCCGTGCATCAGCGCGTCTGTGTGCGCTGGTCCGGACTTGACATCAAGGAAGTTCGCCTGCCACCAGGACCACAGCCGCTCGTCTGCCTCGGACGAGCCGGCCATCCGGAAACCTCCGAGGCTAGCCCGTTCCTCGATCGAGCTTAGGTACGTGCGCGGCCAGCCCACCTGAGCCAGCAGCGCCCGCATCTCGGGAGGGACGCTAACCCCGATGGCCTTAAGCCGGTGCTCAGCGTCGTAGTAAGACTCGTTTTCCCGGAGGCGGGCGAGTTCACCGTTCAGACCGTTACTGAGATCCTGTACGTGCTGATCAATAGTCGTCACCGGTAAACCACCGCCTTTCTGCCTCGGTTCTTCTTGCTCATCAGCAATTCCTGTCTGGCTCCAAAGGCCAGAACGGCGCAGACCGCCGCGTCAATCTTCCGCGAGCTGTCCTTGCTGGCCTTGCCAATTGCGATACCGTGATTGTTCGGCCGGCGGTGTGCATTCAAGACGTGTTGACGCAGCACTGGGTCACCGCGGTGAACAATCTGCTGTTCGAGCACCGCGTCTTCGAATCGTTCGCAGTCCACGGTGAATGCCTTGTTAGCTTCGCTGTTCGCGCCACGCATATCGAAAGCGACTGGGTGCTTAGCCGTAGCCTTAAGCTTAAGTTTCTTGCCGAACTTCGTACCCCACTGGTCAACGTAGCTCTCGAACTCTCGGACGTCAGCACGGAAAGCGCGAACGTCGTAGTGCGAGAACGTATGCTCAACCGTGGCGTTAACCTGCTCCCGAGGAATCTGGCCGTCGTAACGCTCAGGATTCCAGACTTTGATGCTAAACAGTGCACCATCATCTATCCTGCACGCGACCAGAGCCGTCCAGTCACCACCCCGGGAACCATCGAATCCCAACGTGATTGCGTCGCCGTATTCGAGAGCTCGTGCCTCCGCGTTGAAACAGCGATCCCATTCGGTCGGAGAGATCCAGGAGTCCTCAGTTGCATTGATCTGGTTGAGGAACTTCCTTCGGCTCTCCGTGATGTCGTTACGGGAGTCCAGGATGCTGCTCACCAAGGGCTTGATGGGCATCCATACCGAGTCACCACGTGCGATCTCCAGGCCCTTACGCAGCTTCTCAAGACCGGCTTCGTATGCCTCGGGGTCTTCGATGAGGTTGGCCAGCTCGGATACCGGAGTGTCCGCAGGTGCCTCAACAGCGTCGTAGAGGACGCCGGTATTTACCGCGTGCCCCGCAAGGACGTCTTGGCAGGCGTCCCAGAACCTTTCCCCGATGGAGTCCTCGCCGGGACGGTGTGCGTTGCAGATAGCTAGAGAACGACACGGGGAGAACGCGGCCTTGGTCACGTTAC
This genomic interval carries:
- a CDS encoding phage tail assembly protein; the encoded protein is MTDNVFTLDDLDAAIEREYAPLTFQAAGEEFVLRSLLRVEKKRRDAVIAKLKELDDAGDDIDEDLALSTVQFILKSVTADDRGTKLLKALGDDLLRFMRLLSMWSEATQPGEATASPN
- a CDS encoding phage tail tube protein, translating into MALNANAVVTAAVGYIYTAPVGTEAPTLTEVQNFDPAVGITGWDNIGHTSRDELPVFGYEGGDTEVRGSWQAAVLKEVVTDPASDYVTFNVLQFDETALGLYYGSANANSTAGVFSVSGTATTGTTEKAVLIIIVDGSHKIGFHAEKASIRREDSIDLAIDEFAAMPLRATLVLNDGASYLFSWIGIVDTTTP
- a CDS encoding DUF5403 family protein; the encoded protein is MAKVRLKGKKYINTVVSHEDGTKAAVYDKATMIAAKAELRLNMAKHRTGASQIKLEQGRVDSYVTLVDPAAMKIEFGHWLVHYGNPTPVYIPGLYVLTGAAGLAA
- a CDS encoding Gp19/Gp15/Gp42 family protein; translated protein: MAYATPADVEARLGRPLDASETQVVSARLHDSELIIRNRIPDLDERVADGRIDRDVVVLVEVEMVLRLVRNPEGYTAETDGNYSYQLSSDVASGHLSVLPSEWGLLGVRGGIYTIKPYVDVPTNRSGEADPNWWWIT
- a CDS encoding DUF7302 family protein, which encodes MKLISPRGVNISVSDEKGQALKKQGWKEPQSETAEAPASPAPKRRGRPKKTED
- a CDS encoding phage major capsid protein; protein product: MINEVSPSVTTDHQGRLAYLPDDLLPKELVGPIFEKAQESSLVLRMAQQIPVGYGETVIPVNTKRPEVGQVGTGTSNAEREGAKKPTSGVAWGSRSFSPIKLATIVTVSEEFARSNVNGLYTQIQSDLAYAIGRGIDLAVFHGKQPLTGTALSGIDTANVLANSTNSVTFGTDIVEDLLAGYDLVADTHEFDGWAADTRFRGKLARAMVQRDVNGNVADPASLNLASQNGSLLGFPVQFGRAVGGDLGLATDSNIRLIGGDFSQLRYGYADQVRVKVSDTATLLDGTTPVSMWQTNQIAILIEVTFGWVVGNLGAFTKFSEPVTP
- a CDS encoding VG15 protein, translated to MDLREYDRTQQSITARFAALFLRMLAPFRAPRLNEFGWASLLRNTYPEVERARRESAQLGRMFYDSQREHYVGSRHPVDLASYDFDWYVEAMEPSKKALKSPGTTDGAVSQAVLRAVKEVENGGRKTILRPVIDEDDEIRDRQVKGWARVATGRETCSFCLMLVSRGPVYFSAEDAGLDLDDTSARELIADGEDKALAEAMKRWHPGCDCKVVPVFDRRSWPGRDAYLEAEQLWIKYAKLVNDNPDMRKPMTGNQHKPMDREWTRGEAIMAALRRALESGEVNPRDFAAAA
- a CDS encoding phage portal protein → MTTIDQHVQDLSNGLNGELARLRENESYYDAEHRLKAIGVSVPPEMRALLAQVGWPRTYLSSIEERASLGGFRMAGSSEADERLWSWWQANFLDVKSGPAHTDALMHGRAYATISSPDEDDPFSDPESPVIQVESPLHMYAEIDQRTERVRRAFRPYVDPAKPGEDRGTLYLPDRNVYLVDGPGGWKVEGEDVHDLGVPLVVQLTNRYKTTELYGRSEITPELRSVTDAAARIMMDMQAAAELMAVPQRLLFGVAQEALAANPDDPASVIEAYFARIVAIEDSDAHAMQFAAAELMNFVNVLQELAKQAATYTGLPPQYLSFSSENPASAEAIRSSESRLVKKTERFCKLMGGGWEQVMRVAMLLMDGSISSEARRMEAIWEDPATPTYAAKADAVSKLVAGGIIPVERARIDLGYSEVEREQMRKWDQENPTSQLSAILGTGMPKIPSAMVDSSEKDQAA